The Cytobacillus firmus genome segment CTCAAAAGTTGAATCTCCCATCTTTGCCTCTATAGCGTTTTAATTAGACACCGAATAGCTTCAGATACGTCAATCTGATTATCCTGGCAGTGATTCGTCAGTTGTCTATACGTTTCCTCATCTAGCCTGACATGAACGGTATGTACGTATTTTTCAGAATCCAGTTTTTTTGGTCGTCCTCTTGTCACTTTTCTTTTGCCGCTGCCATCTTTCCAAACGTTTATTATGACATACCCGTGTTTTTCCAGCCAAAGATCACAATCATACTCTTTCCACATGGTTTTGGCTCTTTGCAGAAATTCAAGCTTGAACTTTACCAGCTCATCTCCTTGAAGTCCCTTCATGACCGCTTTTTCCATCGCCTTATGCTCGTTAAACTGGAGAAATTGGTCGTAAGATTTGAATGTTAATTCTTTCATGATTCCGCTCCCATAATCAATTATCCATCTATAAAAATCATACCCTTTAAGAAAACGGTTGTAAATCCTGACTGAATTCGTAACTCGTTGAGAATAGGTTCTCTTGCCTCCTCCTTCTCTTCTTAAAATGTAAAAGATTTAAGATCACTTCCGGCTAAAATATGGACCGCACCAGCCTGTTTCATGGGTTACTATATAAGTCCAATTAAATTCTTTATCTACTATGTAAATATCCTCTTCATTTACAAAGTCCAAGGCTGTTAAAGATGAAGCATTGTCAAGGATAAAAGCATCATCCGAATGCTGATAAAAAACGTAACAAGACTCCTTCATTTCTTTATTAAACGCTATATCAGCATGTTCCTCCTTTAGGCACTTCCTTCTCTCATAACTAAATAAGTGCCATAAGTAGCCACAAAAGCCATCTTCATCGTCATAAAAATAAATGGACTTCTTTTCTTGATCACTGAGATGGTTAGCAAAACTTTCTTCCCATTGCTTTCTCAGATATGCTCCCCATTTAGGTATTTCTTTTACTTTCACTTTTTTACTTGTTATCGATTCTGCCAAGTCCATTATATAATCTAACACCCACTTGTTATTATGATAACTTCATTTTATTTAACTAAACTCGCGGATTCTACTGGCGTATATTAATTGGCTGTTCCCTAATTTTCTTCTTTATTCTCCTGTCTTTTGTCAGAATCCTGCTTTCCCGCTGGATAAAAAAAACGAGGAAAACTGGAGGCAGTCCTCCAATTTTCACTCGTTTCAGGGGGAATATTTCCTTACTCCACAGTAACCGACTTAGCCAGGTTACGCGGCTTATCTACGTCACACTCGCGGTGCAGCGCAGCATAGTAAGAGATTAATTGTAATGGTATTACAGAGATAAGAGGTGTTAATAGCTCGTTCACTTCCGGAATGATAAAGCTGTCTTCTTCAGTTTCCAGCCCTTTCATGGAAATGATGCAAGGGTTTGCTCCACGGGCAACAACCTCTTTGACGTTGCCGCGAATGCCTAAGTTAACACTTTCTTGAGTTGCCAGGGCAATGATTGGCGTACCGTTCTCGATTAGAGCAATGGTTCCGTGCTTTAATTCTCC includes the following:
- a CDS encoding DUF4275 family protein, which produces MDLAESITSKKVKVKEIPKWGAYLRKQWEESFANHLSDQEKKSIYFYDDEDGFCGYLWHLFSYERRKCLKEEHADIAFNKEMKESCYVFYQHSDDAFILDNASSLTALDFVNEEDIYIVDKEFNWTYIVTHETGWCGPYFSRK
- a CDS encoding ribbon-helix-helix protein, CopG family, which gives rise to MKELTFKSYDQFLQFNEHKAMEKAVMKGLQGDELVKFKLEFLQRAKTMWKEYDCDLWLEKHGYVIINVWKDGSGKRKVTRGRPKKLDSEKYVHTVHVRLDEETYRQLTNHCQDNQIDVSEAIRCLIKTL